The Marinilongibacter aquaticus genome has a window encoding:
- the metH gene encoding methionine synthase: protein MANIKEALQERILILDGAMGTMIQRYQLSDADYRGERFKDFPHEIKGNNDLLSLTRPHVISEIHKAYLEAGADIIETNTFSANSISMEDYQMQHLVYEINLESAKLARAAADEITAKDPRKPRFVGGSMGPTTKLSSLSPDVNNPGFRAVTFDQLVASFKEQVEALVEGGVDLLIMETSTDTLNSKASIYAAQLVIEEKRKTKPDFDIPILISGTITDQSGRTLTGQTTEAFYNSLRHGDLLAIGLNCALGARAMKPYLAEMSRISDCFVSVYPNAGLPNEMGQYDESPEFMGEQVREFLEEGYVNILGGCCGTTPEHIAEFARIAAEYTPRVPAKPKKMLRLSGLEPLTLTKELGFVNVGERTNVTGSKKFLRLIKNEEFEAALSVALDQVEGGANVIDVNMDEGMLDGIESMTTFLNLMASEPDIARIPVMVDSSKWEIIEAGLKCVQGKGIVNSISLKGGEEEFKRQAGIVKKFGAAVIVMAFDEQGQADTTARRIEIAKRSYDILVNEVHFPAEDIIFDLNIFPVATGIEEHRINAISFFEATKWVRENLPFAHVSGGVSNVSFSFRGNNKVREAIHSAFLYHGRQAGMDMGIVNPAMLEIYDDIPKELLELVEDVLLNRRDDATERLLDYAESIKGNTEEQAKAVQEWRNETVQKRIEHALVKGIVEFIDEDVEEARLAYDTPLQVIEGPLMDGMNVVGDLFGSGKMFLPQVVKSARVMKKAVAYLLPFLEEEKLRSGNTAKNNGKILLATVKGDVHDIGKNIVGVVLACNNFEIIDLGVMVPAEKILEEAVKQEVDMIGLSGLITPSLDEMVYVAKEMQKRQMHMPLLIGGATTSRVHTAVKIDPHYTGAVVHVLDASKSVPVASSLLSNEQKEPFKAKYKAEYEQFRIDYQNRQADKVSIPITEARANKLPIDWKNTAIAKPSFLGTKVIENQNLREIIKYIDWTPFFQSWDLHGRYPKILEDKVVGDEAKRVFADAQKMLDQIVSEKWFTAKAVFGFWPSNVDENDSQLIYDFEIHDEGHSSSCSDLAHDHKVYLPKQQVIGQFHHLRQQGKKGKGIPNLSLADFVIPKASGQTDYFGGFAVCIFGAEEKAQAFLKNHDDYNSIMVKTLADRFAEAFTELLHEKVRKQYWGYAKDETYDNEALIREKYQGIRPAPGYPACPDHTLKTELFRLLDAEKAIGIELTESLAMWPASAVSGFFFSHPESKYFGLGKIGKDQVEDYVARRGISLDEAERWLSPVLNY from the coding sequence ATGGCAAATATAAAAGAAGCACTGCAAGAACGAATTTTGATCCTCGACGGAGCCATGGGCACCATGATCCAGCGGTATCAACTGAGTGACGCCGACTACCGCGGTGAGCGTTTCAAAGATTTTCCGCATGAAATAAAAGGAAACAATGACCTGCTCTCTTTGACCCGCCCCCATGTAATCTCGGAAATTCATAAAGCCTACCTCGAGGCAGGAGCCGACATTATTGAAACCAACACTTTCAGTGCCAATTCAATATCGATGGAAGATTACCAGATGCAACATCTGGTTTACGAAATCAATTTGGAAAGTGCAAAACTTGCCCGTGCAGCAGCGGATGAAATTACCGCGAAAGATCCCCGCAAGCCCCGTTTTGTGGGCGGTTCTATGGGACCAACCACGAAATTGTCTTCGCTCTCTCCCGATGTAAACAATCCCGGTTTTCGTGCCGTCACCTTCGACCAATTGGTGGCTTCGTTCAAAGAACAGGTAGAAGCCCTTGTGGAAGGCGGTGTAGACTTGCTCATCATGGAAACCTCCACCGACACCCTCAACAGCAAAGCATCTATTTATGCTGCTCAGTTGGTGATTGAAGAGAAGCGGAAAACCAAGCCCGATTTCGATATTCCGATCCTTATCTCAGGCACCATTACCGACCAATCGGGCCGTACACTGACCGGACAAACTACCGAGGCGTTTTACAATTCGCTACGCCATGGCGACCTGCTGGCCATCGGCCTGAACTGTGCCTTAGGTGCCCGAGCCATGAAGCCTTATTTGGCCGAAATGTCGAGAATCTCCGATTGTTTCGTCAGCGTGTATCCGAATGCCGGCTTGCCAAACGAAATGGGACAATACGATGAATCGCCCGAATTTATGGGCGAGCAAGTCCGTGAATTTTTGGAAGAAGGCTATGTGAATATTCTAGGCGGATGCTGCGGTACCACGCCCGAACACATTGCCGAATTTGCACGAATTGCCGCTGAATATACGCCGAGAGTGCCTGCAAAACCCAAAAAAATGCTTCGCTTAAGTGGATTGGAACCACTCACACTGACGAAAGAATTGGGTTTTGTGAATGTTGGAGAACGTACCAATGTAACGGGCTCAAAGAAGTTTCTACGCCTGATCAAAAATGAAGAGTTTGAAGCGGCATTATCCGTTGCTCTCGATCAAGTGGAAGGCGGAGCGAACGTAATCGACGTCAACATGGACGAAGGCATGCTCGACGGCATAGAAAGCATGACCACTTTCTTGAATTTGATGGCCTCTGAACCCGACATTGCCCGAATTCCGGTCATGGTCGATTCCTCGAAATGGGAAATCATTGAAGCGGGATTGAAATGTGTGCAGGGCAAAGGCATTGTCAATTCCATTTCGCTGAAAGGTGGTGAAGAAGAATTCAAACGCCAGGCGGGAATCGTGAAAAAATTCGGAGCGGCCGTCATTGTAATGGCCTTTGATGAACAAGGTCAGGCCGACACCACAGCACGCCGAATCGAGATCGCGAAACGATCCTACGATATTCTGGTAAACGAAGTCCATTTTCCAGCAGAAGACATCATTTTCGATTTGAATATTTTTCCGGTGGCCACGGGAATCGAAGAGCACAGAATCAATGCCATTTCATTTTTCGAAGCCACCAAATGGGTACGCGAAAATCTTCCTTTTGCTCACGTGAGCGGTGGAGTAAGTAACGTATCTTTCTCGTTTCGCGGAAACAATAAAGTACGCGAGGCCATACATTCAGCCTTTTTGTATCATGGCCGACAGGCGGGAATGGACATGGGGATTGTGAACCCGGCCATGCTCGAAATTTATGACGACATTCCGAAAGAACTGCTCGAGCTTGTTGAAGATGTGCTGTTGAACCGTCGCGACGACGCCACAGAACGTTTGCTCGACTACGCCGAAAGCATCAAAGGCAATACCGAAGAGCAGGCCAAAGCCGTACAAGAATGGCGAAACGAAACTGTACAAAAACGTATTGAACATGCCTTGGTTAAAGGCATTGTTGAATTCATAGATGAAGACGTAGAAGAGGCCCGCTTGGCTTACGACACACCGCTTCAGGTAATTGAGGGGCCCTTGATGGACGGCATGAATGTGGTGGGCGACCTCTTTGGTTCGGGAAAGATGTTCTTGCCCCAAGTGGTAAAATCGGCCCGCGTGATGAAAAAAGCAGTGGCTTATCTTCTGCCCTTTTTGGAAGAAGAGAAACTTAGGAGCGGGAATACGGCAAAAAACAACGGAAAAATCCTTTTGGCTACGGTAAAAGGGGATGTACACGACATTGGAAAAAACATTGTCGGTGTGGTTTTGGCTTGCAATAATTTTGAAATTATTGACTTGGGCGTGATGGTTCCCGCCGAAAAAATATTGGAAGAAGCCGTGAAACAAGAAGTGGACATGATTGGCCTCAGTGGCCTGATTACTCCCTCTCTTGACGAAATGGTGTACGTGGCCAAGGAGATGCAAAAAAGACAGATGCACATGCCGCTGCTCATTGGTGGAGCCACCACTTCTCGAGTGCACACGGCTGTGAAAATCGACCCGCACTACACCGGTGCCGTGGTGCATGTTCTGGATGCTTCCAAATCTGTTCCTGTGGCAAGCAGCCTGTTGAGCAACGAACAAAAGGAGCCTTTCAAAGCTAAATACAAAGCAGAATACGAGCAATTCAGAATCGATTACCAAAATAGACAAGCAGACAAGGTAAGTATTCCGATCACCGAGGCAAGGGCCAATAAACTACCCATCGATTGGAAAAACACCGCAATTGCGAAACCCAGCTTTTTGGGCACAAAAGTCATCGAAAACCAAAATTTACGCGAAATCATAAAATACATCGATTGGACACCCTTCTTCCAATCTTGGGATTTGCACGGCCGTTATCCCAAAATCCTAGAAGATAAAGTGGTGGGTGACGAAGCCAAACGTGTGTTTGCAGATGCCCAAAAAATGTTGGATCAGATTGTTTCGGAAAAATGGTTTACCGCAAAAGCGGTATTCGGTTTTTGGCCGAGCAATGTCGACGAAAACGATTCGCAGCTGATTTATGATTTCGAAATACACGACGAAGGCCACAGTTCTTCTTGCAGCGATCTGGCCCATGATCATAAAGTGTATTTGCCGAAACAACAAGTCATTGGTCAATTTCATCATCTTCGCCAGCAGGGTAAAAAAGGCAAAGGTATTCCAAACCTGTCTTTGGCCGACTTTGTGATACCTAAAGCAAGCGGTCAGACCGACTACTTTGGCGGTTTTGCGGTCTGTATTTTCGGAGCAGAAGAAAAAGCTCAGGCCTTTTTGAAAAACCACGACGACTACAACAGCATCATGGTGAAAACGTTGGCCGATCGATTTGCCGAAGCCTTTACCGAGCTTTTGCACGAAAAAGTGCGAAAACAATATTGGGGCTACGCCAAAGATGAAACCTACGACAACGAAGCCCTCATTCGTGAGAAATATCAAGGCATTCGTCCTGCTCCGGGCTATCCGGCTTGTCCAGACCACACGTTGAAAACCGAGCTTTTCAGACTATTGGATGCCGAAAAGGCCATTGGAATTGAACTGACAGAAAGCTTGGCAATGTGGCCTGCATCGGCGGTGAGTGGATTTTTCTTTAGCCATCCCGAAAGCAAGTATTTTGGTCTTGGCAAAATTGGCAAAGATCAGGTCGAAGATTACGTGGCACGCCGAGGAATAAGCTTGGATGAAGCAGAAAGGTGGCTTTCGCCCGTCTTGAATTATTGA
- a CDS encoding vWA domain-containing protein, with product MKLLKNLPFAKGVLFLVPFLFFACNSGKDPGPSGKTFEIYIDFWNTYGTNPKIRFDELNTSREVKIDFSKTFEGVAEGNTFTKVLIDNFRIVDNNANNYNIKDITAYELRDEKWKKDVEFTMSYSQSEDISVVLVLDRSESLGEDFSTIKSYANDFIDKIFSERQSVKMGIVDFADDVKGHPLTSDKEDLKDYVNSLQQGKFTTLYNAMDMGIDMLQDSGSQSKVLFVFTDGTDNNSSPNVDSDYLLGRLQNTKDGISISSFAIGLDGNGGVDKNILTKLSGNGGTSSFPKTVSEAKGVFEKFSKVISTVYSLEYLRNQQIIPREKPAKLKFEITAE from the coding sequence ATGAAACTCCTAAAGAACTTGCCCTTTGCAAAGGGCGTGCTTTTCCTCGTTCCATTTTTGTTTTTCGCCTGCAACAGCGGGAAAGATCCTGGGCCTTCCGGTAAAACCTTCGAAATCTACATTGATTTCTGGAATACCTACGGTACGAACCCAAAAATTCGCTTCGATGAATTGAACACTTCAAGAGAAGTGAAAATCGATTTTTCGAAGACTTTTGAAGGCGTGGCAGAAGGCAATACTTTCACTAAAGTGCTGATCGATAACTTTAGAATTGTCGACAACAATGCCAACAATTACAACATCAAAGACATCACGGCATACGAACTTCGCGATGAAAAATGGAAAAAGGATGTGGAGTTTACCATGAGCTACAGCCAATCGGAAGATATTTCTGTGGTTTTGGTGCTCGATAGATCCGAATCTTTGGGCGAAGATTTCTCGACCATCAAGAGCTATGCCAATGATTTTATCGATAAGATATTCTCTGAACGCCAATCGGTAAAAATGGGGATTGTCGATTTCGCTGATGACGTAAAAGGTCATCCGCTTACTTCTGACAAAGAGGATTTGAAAGATTACGTGAACAGCCTTCAACAAGGGAAATTCACTACTTTATACAATGCCATGGATATGGGTATAGACATGCTGCAAGATTCGGGCTCGCAGAGTAAAGTACTCTTCGTATTTACCGATGGAACAGACAACAACTCTTCTCCAAACGTGGATTCTGACTACCTTTTGGGTAGATTGCAAAACACAAAAGACGGAATCAGTATCAGTAGTTTTGCTATTGGATTGGATGGCAACGGTGGTGTAGACAAGAATATCCTGACTAAGCTTTCGGGCAATGGCGGTACTTCCAGTTTTCCGAAAACGGTATCGGAAGCCAAGGGCGTTTTCGAGAAGTTTTCCAAAGTTATTTCCACCGTATACAGCTTGGAATACCTGAGAAACCAGCAGATTATTCCGAGGGAAAAACCAGCCAAACTGAAGTTTGAAATTACTGCGGAATAG
- a CDS encoding phosphatase PAP2 family protein, giving the protein MNKNYAHALARLISNLGHPIVLACASLLFVNFQEFSLKKAVQLSGLTLIIAVFPLITYVYYQIQKGNFKDFDVSDQKKRNGLYPILIALQLILLLVLYLMDFSWTIRLGLLSCLFLLVLSYILNFYIKVSLHSSFSVFVSVLLYTLEPKYAFSLFLFALMIAHSRVYLGRHSLIEVVLGTIIGLISGYIFHLWI; this is encoded by the coding sequence TTGAACAAAAACTATGCACATGCTTTGGCCCGCCTGATTTCCAATTTGGGCCACCCCATTGTACTGGCTTGTGCCAGTTTGCTCTTTGTTAATTTTCAGGAATTTTCCTTGAAAAAAGCCGTACAATTAAGTGGATTAACACTGATAATTGCCGTTTTTCCCTTGATTACCTATGTCTATTATCAAATCCAAAAGGGGAATTTCAAGGATTTCGACGTCTCGGATCAGAAAAAAAGAAACGGCCTTTATCCTATTCTCATTGCTTTGCAACTGATCCTGTTGCTTGTCCTTTACCTGATGGATTTTTCTTGGACCATACGCCTCGGCTTGCTCTCTTGCCTTTTTCTTCTGGTGCTTTCGTATATTCTTAATTTCTACATCAAAGTTTCGCTTCACAGTTCTTTTTCGGTGTTTGTTTCGGTTTTGCTCTACACCCTCGAGCCCAAATATGCCTTCAGCCTCTTTCTTTTTGCTCTGATGATTGCCCACTCTCGCGTATATTTAGGACGTCATAGTTTAATTGAAGTGGTTTTGGGCACAATAATCGGCCTGATTTCGGGTTATATTTTTCACCTTTGGATTTAA
- a CDS encoding Lrp/AsnC family transcriptional regulator, with amino-acid sequence MPKFDETDKFILKYLQEDAKLTTKELAGRLNLSPTPVYERVKRMENEGVIKRYVALVDREKVGKDLMVLCNIRLKEHEQKAGAQFVKEIVELEEVVECLNISGDYDFQVKVVVEDMREYQSFIMNKLASLANIGSTQSIFVMGEIKNENVFLPELS; translated from the coding sequence ATGCCGAAATTCGACGAGACCGATAAGTTTATCTTGAAATACTTGCAAGAGGATGCCAAACTGACAACCAAGGAATTGGCGGGTAGACTGAATCTTTCGCCCACACCTGTATACGAACGCGTGAAACGTATGGAAAACGAAGGCGTGATCAAACGGTATGTGGCTTTGGTCGATCGCGAAAAAGTAGGAAAAGACCTGATGGTGCTCTGCAACATTCGCCTGAAAGAACATGAACAAAAGGCAGGAGCCCAATTTGTGAAAGAAATTGTGGAATTGGAAGAAGTGGTCGAATGCCTGAATATTTCAGGAGATTATGATTTCCAGGTCAAAGTGGTGGTGGAAGACATGCGTGAATACCAGAGTTTCATTATGAATAAACTCGCTTCATTGGCCAATATCGGGAGCACGCAGAGCATTTTTGTGATGGGTGAGATTAAAAACGAAAACGTTTTTTTGCCCGAATTGAGCTAA
- the ybeY gene encoding rRNA maturation RNase YbeY, whose translation MILFESQLEGFELKEKRKAKEWLKEIAESEGYEMSELNYIFMSDENLLEINIEYLDHDTYTDIITFDNSDDEHKIEGDVFISVDRVKENAEKFEVIFEEELRRVMAHGLLHLCGYKDKSESESQLMREKENWALTLYKSE comes from the coding sequence ATGATACTCTTCGAATCTCAGCTTGAAGGTTTTGAACTTAAGGAAAAAAGAAAGGCCAAAGAATGGTTGAAGGAGATAGCCGAATCGGAAGGCTACGAAATGTCGGAACTGAATTACATTTTCATGTCGGATGAAAACCTGCTCGAAATCAATATCGAATATTTGGATCACGACACCTACACCGACATTATTACTTTCGACAATTCGGATGACGAACACAAAATCGAAGGCGATGTGTTCATTAGCGTGGATCGTGTAAAAGAAAATGCCGAAAAATTTGAGGTGATCTTCGAGGAAGAATTGCGACGCGTAATGGCTCACGGACTTCTGCACCTTTGCGGTTACAAAGACAAAAGCGAATCGGAATCGCAACTGATGAGAGAAAAAGAAAATTGGGCTTTGACTTTATACAAATCCGAGTAG
- a CDS encoding YeeE/YedE family protein has product MQFTIEKEIESNKSPKVEPKITSDSNLKYLLAGAIFGIVLIKSEVVSWFRIQEMFRLQSFHMYGVIGSAVLTGAISVWLIKKFKVKSFDGTLIQIAPKSFSKGQIFGGLSFGLGWALTGACPGPIYAQIGAGFGVTFVTLLSALAGVWVYGRFKDKLPH; this is encoded by the coding sequence ATGCAGTTTACAATCGAAAAAGAAATAGAATCTAACAAATCACCAAAAGTGGAGCCCAAAATAACTTCAGATTCCAACCTGAAGTACCTCCTTGCCGGAGCGATTTTCGGTATCGTACTCATCAAAAGTGAAGTGGTTTCTTGGTTTCGTATACAAGAAATGTTCCGTTTGCAAAGCTTCCACATGTACGGTGTAATCGGCTCTGCCGTACTTACTGGTGCTATTTCGGTATGGCTTATCAAGAAATTCAAAGTCAAGAGTTTCGACGGCACATTGATTCAGATCGCTCCCAAAAGCTTTTCGAAAGGGCAAATTTTCGGCGGACTTTCTTTTGGTCTGGGTTGGGCTTTAACGGGTGCCTGTCCAGGACCAATTTACGCCCAAATTGGAGCGGGTTTTGGCGTCACTTTCGTAACCTTACTTTCGGCCTTGGCGGGCGTTTGGGTATACGGCCGATTCAAGGATAAGTTACCGCATTAA
- a CDS encoding YeeE/YedE family protein — MWELILKPWPWYVAGPLIGLMVPLLLLLGNKPFGISSSMRHICAAVMPAKIPFFQYDWRKEFWLLIFVGGVILGAFVATQYLSDHTTAHLNPQTITDLKALGVNQFDGMLPANIFNFSSLLSLKGLVFIVLGGFLVGFGTRYAGGCTSGHSIMGLSNLQWPSLIATICFMLGGFLMVHIGYPLIFKLF; from the coding sequence ATGTGGGAATTGATTTTGAAACCGTGGCCCTGGTATGTGGCGGGGCCTTTGATAGGCTTGATGGTTCCACTGCTGTTGCTATTGGGAAACAAGCCTTTTGGCATTTCCAGCAGTATGCGACATATATGTGCGGCCGTGATGCCCGCTAAAATCCCATTTTTTCAATACGATTGGCGGAAAGAATTCTGGCTTTTGATTTTTGTCGGAGGTGTCATTCTCGGGGCCTTTGTAGCTACCCAGTACCTTAGCGACCATACTACTGCCCATCTGAATCCCCAAACAATTACAGACCTGAAAGCTTTAGGGGTGAATCAATTCGACGGCATGCTGCCCGCCAACATTTTCAATTTCTCTAGCCTTCTTTCTTTAAAGGGTCTTGTTTTTATCGTTTTGGGCGGATTTTTAGTGGGCTTCGGTACACGTTACGCAGGTGGCTGTACTTCGGGACACTCCATTATGGGTTTATCCAATTTACAATGGCCTTCGCTGATTGCCACAATTTGCTTTATGCTCGGTGGTTTTCTCATGGTACACATCGGCTATCCTTTGATCTTTAAATTGTTTTAA
- a CDS encoding SRPBCC family protein: protein METTKVSIEAHILADAQKVWAYYTEPEHITQWNFADPSWHCPQAENDLRVGGKYKARMEAKDGSFGFDFEALYDEVEEGKKIVYTMGDGRNCTVSFESTDEGTKVTTVFDAENQNPIEMQKNGWQAILNNFKSYTETH, encoded by the coding sequence ATGGAGACAACAAAAGTAAGCATTGAAGCCCATATTTTGGCGGATGCCCAGAAAGTTTGGGCATATTATACCGAGCCGGAACACATTACACAATGGAACTTTGCCGACCCTTCTTGGCATTGCCCGCAAGCAGAAAACGATTTACGCGTTGGTGGAAAATACAAGGCCAGAATGGAAGCGAAAGACGGCAGTTTTGGTTTCGATTTTGAAGCCCTATACGATGAAGTAGAAGAAGGAAAGAAGATTGTATACACAATGGGCGATGGCCGAAATTGTACGGTCAGCTTCGAAAGCACGGACGAGGGCACAAAAGTCACCACGGTATTCGATGCAGAAAATCAGAACCCAATTGAAATGCAAAAAAACGGTTGGCAGGCCATTCTCAACAATTTCAAAAGCTATACCGAAACGCATTGA